A genomic window from Sceloporus undulatus isolate JIND9_A2432 ecotype Alabama chromosome 9, SceUnd_v1.1, whole genome shotgun sequence includes:
- the LOC121915198 gene encoding LOW QUALITY PROTEIN: leucine-rich repeat and fibronectin type III domain-containing protein 1-like protein (The sequence of the model RefSeq protein was modified relative to this genomic sequence to represent the inferred CDS: deleted 1 base in 1 codon): MERLLLCVLVLLSSLLARAQVCPKRCMCQNLSPSLAILCTKTGLLFVPTVIDRRTVELRLTDNFITVIRRKDFSNMTSLVHLTLSRNTISQILPYAFADLRGLRALHLDNNRLLLIGPDQLKGLPNLRHLILSNNQLQDISPGAFDDFAGTLEDLDLSYNNLVQVPWDTIRRLNNVNSLNLDHNLIDYVPEGVFTNLLKLARLDMTSNKLKKIPPDPLFLRIPVYAKSKGSPLSSLVLSFGGNPLHCNCELLWLRRLTREDDLETCASPPDLLGKYFWTIPEEEFICETPFITRHTGPLVVMEGEGAVLRCRGVGDPEPSIHWVSREGKVIANTSRTISYDNGTLEILIATVQDTGNFTCIASNAAGEATTTVELLVNPLPQLSNSTASKMPEAAGPSDILTSAKAALPVSANETGATPEKGVAASEVSSSSVLIHWYPQWHVPGIRMYQIQYNSSSDDVLVYRMIPPTSKAFLVKDLASGRDYHLCVLAVYDDGVTSLTATRSLGCTQFSTPQDGLQCHSLHTQFLGGTMIIIIGGIIVASVLVFIIILMIRYKVYSAQDEHKKAKVNNVYSQTNGNQPPSATAMPCSASRPEGWAVDSSAMVRARRDCSVLALSKDCEKGSWTQPQDTGPEEAPSPRRRRWSRTNIDFHNNCSGPSPEASRAEEQDAQLMPPAGERKNGSEWTDVKI, translated from the exons ATGGAGCgcctgctgctgtgtgtcttggTGCTGCTGAGCAGCTTGCTCGCCCGAGCCCAAGTGTGTCCCAAGCGTTGCATGTGCCAGAACCTCTCGCCATCCCTGGCTATCCTTTGCACCAAGACGGGCCTCCTCTTTGTGCCCACGGTGATTGACCGCCGTACGGTGGAGCTCCGCCTGACCGATAACTTCATAACTGTCATCCGCCGGAAGGACTTCTCCAATATGACCAGCCTGGTACACCTCACCCTCTCCCGCAACACCATCAGCCAAATCCTGCCCTATGCTTTTGCTGATCTGCGGGGATTAAGGGCCCTCCACCTTGACAATAACCGTCTCCTCCTGATTGGACCCGACCAACTCAAAGGGTTGCCCAATTTACGCCATCTCATCCTCAGTAACAACCAGCTGCAGGACATCTCCCCAGGAGCTTTCGATGACTTCGCTGGCACCTTGGAGGACTTGGATCTCTCCTACAACAACCTGGTGCAGGTCCCTTGGGACACCATCCGCCGTCTCAACAATGTCAACTCCCTCAACCTTGACCACAATTTGATAGATTATGTCCCTGAAGGAGTCTTCACCAACCTTCTCAAGCTGGCACGCTTGGACATGACCTCCAATAAGCTGAAGAAGATCCCTCCTGACCCCCTCTTCCTCCGCATCCCTGTCTACGCCAAGTCTAAAGGCTCCCCTCTCTCTTCACTGGTCCTCAGTTTCGGAGGGAATCCATTGCATTGCAATTGTGAGTTGCTGTGGCTACGGAGGCTCACCAGAGAAGATGACTTGGAAACTTGTGCTTCTCCACCAGACCTCCTGGGGAAATACTTCTGGACTATCCCCGAGGAGGAATTTATATGTGAGACTCCATTCATCACCCGCCATACGGGGCCATTAGTAGTGATGGAAGGGGAAGGAGCGGTCCTTCGCTGCCGCGGGGTGGGTGACCCGGAACCTTCTATCCATTGGGTCTCCCGGGAAGGCAAAGTCATAGCCAATACTTCCCGGACCATCTCCTATGACAACGGCACCCTGGAAATTCTCATTGCCACTGTCCAAGACACTGGGAACTTTACATGTATTGCCTCCAATGCCGCTGGAGAAGCCACCACTACCGTTGAGCTGTTGGTCAACCCATTGCCTCAACTCTCCAACAGCACTGCTTCCAAGATGCCTGAGGCCGCCGGGCCCTCTGATATCCTTACTTCGGCCAAGGCTGCCCTTCCTGTGAGTGCCAATGAAACCGGGGCCACTCCAGAGAAGGGGGTGGCAGCTTCTGAGGTCTCATCTTCCTCGGTGCTGATCCACTGGTACCCTCAGTGGCATGTTCCTGGCATCCGGATGTACCAGATCCAATACAACAGCTCCTCGGATGACGTCTTAGTCTATAG AATGATCCCCCCAACCAGCAAAGCCTTCTTGGTCAAGGACCTGGCCTCCGGACGGGATTACCACCTGTGCGTCTTGGCCGTCTATGATGATGGAGTGACCTCCCTTACGGCCACAAGGAGCCTCGGCTGCACCCAGTTCAGCACTCCGCAGGATGGGCTGCAGTGCCATTCTCTCCACACTCAATTCTTGGGGGGTACCATGATAATTATAATT GGGGGGATCATTGTGGCCTCTGTCCTAGTCTTCATTATCATCCTTATGATTCGGTACAAGGTCTACAGTGCCCAAGATGAGCACAAGAAAGCAAAGGTCAACAACGTCTATTCTCAGACCAACGGCAACCAGCCTCCGTCAGCCACTGCCATGCCCTGCTCAGCCTCCAGACCCGAGGGTTGGGCTGTGGACAGCTCAGCAATGGTCAGGGCCAGGAGGGACTGCAGTGTCCTTGCATTGAGCAAGGACTGTGAGAAAGGTTCATGGACCCAGCCTCAGGATACGGGGCCTGAAGAAGCACCATCTCCTCGCAGGAGGAGGTGGTCACGGACTAACATAGACTTCCATAACAATTGTTCTGGCCCCAGTCCTGAGGCCTCCAGAGCAGAAGAGCAAG ATGCCCAGCTGATGCCCCCTGCTGGCGAGAGAAAGAATGGTAGCGAATGGACAGATGTCAAGATCTGA